The DNA region CCCGCTGCCGGTCTTCTTCCTCCCGTGTCGTCAGAGGAAGCCGCGAACAGCACGCAAGAATCAGGTGAGTAAGCAATCACTCAACCTCCAACTGCTAACTTATTACTGGTATTAGGGGGTGttaattttagtccatgtcccatcggatgtttgacacatgcatgaagtattaaatatagacgaaaaaaataactaattgcacagattgtggctaatttgcgagacgaattttttaagcctaattagtccatgatttgacaatggtgtgctacagtaaatatatgctaatgatggattaattaggcttaataaattcgtctcgtaaattagtcttcatctatgtaattagttatgtaattagttttataattaactcatatttagttctcctaaataacatccgaacgtctgatgtgacatggactaaaatttagtccaggaaaccaaacaccccgtATACTCATTCAAGCAAAATAAATGCTTTGCTCGctcttttgtttgtttgtttccgTCTTTGGGGAAGGAAGGGGAAATGCAGGATTTTAACGAGCTGCTGTTTTCTTGGTCAGGTGGTCTTGAGGACGAGGAGCTGCAGGTGCAGGATGCTGTTGCCAATCGTTCCAAGAGGAGCAAagactcctccgccgccgccgtcaccacAAGCAGCAGCAATGGCAGCTCGCCCTCTATGGTTCACTCTGACCCTGCCATCCTCCCTTCTCCCCCGCAGCAGATTCCTCCTGCTACGCAAGAGCTCAAAGCTCCTGCTGATCAGCATATTCCAGCGATTCCAGAGGTTAAGCAAGCAGGTATCCTCCCTGATTCTTCTCTTCTTTTGTGGTAAAAAGATGTTTTCTCTCCTGTCAAATTATTCCATAAGCAGCTAGCTAACCCAACCAGTGTGAGGCACGGAGAAGAGAAAAGACCGTCCTTGCAATTCTTCAGGATCTTAGGCATGTCGTTGCAAAATGCATATTGGTCAGACTACCAGTCGTAGTGTTCTTCCCCACGCGCATTTTTTTGCAGCCTTCTATCTCAACGTATGTCCGTGCCGCTATGTCTCATCTTCTTCGCCTTTCTTGAGATGAGAGCAACGTACTAGTAGGCAGCATCATCCCGTTCCAATAGCTGATGGATTGCCCCATTTCTAGGCCTCTCGTGCGATCATAATTCCCTAGGGTCCGGTGGACGGTGGTCTACCATGAACCTTGTTCATTCTCCGTCAAGCTCTTTTTGCTGctattgaaaaaaaaaaaacactctttTGGAGTTCCTTTTCTTGTCCAGCCGGTCATTCCATGATTAGCTGACAAGCAACGTGCTTGACTGATTTTTTTAATGGTTGCAAAGATTCGGAGACGCCGGCGCGGGAGTGGAAGCCGCTGTGCGACATCACCTCGAACCGCCGCATCGACTGGTGCGAGCTCGACGGCGACGTCCGCGTGCTGGGCGCCAACGCCAGCGTCACGCTGGTGGCGCCGCGCGGCGCGGACGATCGCACCTTCCGCGCGGAGTCGTGGCGCATCAAGCCGTACCCACGCAAGGCGAACCCGAACGCGATGCACGTCGTCCGCGTGGTGACTGTGCAGTCGGTGTCCGGCGAGGCGCCGGCTTGCACGGACCGATTCGACGTGCCGGCGCTGGTGTTCTCGGACCGCGGGTACACGGGCAACTACTTCCACGCGTTCACGGACGTGATCCTGCCGCTGTTCCTGACGGCACGGCAGTACTCCGGCGAGGTGCGGCTGCTGGTGACGAACCTCCAGGCGTGGTGGGTGGGCAAGTTCTCGCCGGTGTTCAAGGCCATCTCCAACTACGAGGTGGTCGACCTGGACAAGGACCCGCGCGTGCACTGCTTCCGGCACGTCCAGGTGGGGCTCACCAGCCACGACGACTTCAGCATCGACCCGCGCCGCGCGCCCAACGGCTACTCCATGCTGGACTTCACCAAGTTCATGCGCACCACCTACGGGCTCCCGCGCGACGTCGCGGCCGCCGACCCGACGAAGCACCCGAGGCTGCTGCTGATCGCGCGCGCGCGGACGCGGCGGTTCGTGAACACGGAGGAGATCGTGCGCGGCGCGGAGAGGCTCGGGTTCGAGGTGGTGGTGTCGGAGGGGACGCACGAGGTGGCGCCCTTGGCGGAGCTGGCCAACAGCTGCGACGCCATCATGGGCGTGCACGGCGCCGGGCTGACCAACATGGTGTTCGTGCCGACGGGCGGGGTGGTCATCCAAGTGGTGCCGCTGGGCGGGCTGGAGTTCGTGGCGGGCTACTTCCGCGGCCCCTCCAGGGACATGGGGCTGCGCTACCTCGAGTACCGGATCACGCTGGAGGAGAGCACGCTGATCGACCAGTACCCGCGCGACCACCCCATCTTCACGGACCCCAAAGGGATCAAGAGCAAGGGCTGGGAGTCCCTCAAGGACGCCTACCTCGACAAGCAGGACGTGCGGCTGGACATGAAGAGGTTCCGGCCGACGCTCAAGAAGGCCATCGCGCACCTCAGGaaggccaaggccaaggccaaCGGCGGCGGCGACAACTAAGCGTCGCCGACTCGCCGTGCGTGCATGTGTTCATTCATCCTCCTCTTACTCTActccttttttcttcttcttccttttcggGTTATGTCGGTGTATGTAGCAAGCAGAAATCGACCAAATGTATGATATGGCAGGGAAAGAAGCTAGAACAAATCATatattctctctctctttttttttcacttttcgaTCGGATGGCTTATGCCAAGTGACCAGGTGAGGGGCAATGGTGGATCGGAGGGCATCATCATGAAGCATGACAGCAAGCAGCGTACAAGGTTTAGATGTTTGTTAGTTCTTTTTTATGCAGCATTTGTCCATTGTTGTGTTTCTTGGGGCTTTGGGTGGTAATAAGGTTGAGGTGATTAGTTAGTGCAAATGATATACACCtcaatacatacatatatatatgagcAGTAAAaagaatatatttttttttctcatcttCAAGACTGTTTGAGACGGCGATACTTGGGTGAAGCTATTTTTTTGCTTGGACTTTCGTGCCCTCTTTGTCACATGATTTTTCCTGTTTTCACATTTCCCCCTCTCCATCTTCCGTGGGTTTATTCTAGAAAAAAATAGCATGGCTATTTAACCAATAGTTATTAGGACCTGATCCGACATTGAACTGATGATGTTATCGTTTCACTGGCTCATTGGTCCAGCCATAAAGAATCGGTTAAAGAGCTAGTTCGATAGTTTTAGACCAAATGAATTGAACCGCATATAAATACTTCAAACCGTGCAATATAATAGTGTGCAATAGATAGTTAACAACATATAGTTGATCCCATATACAAATAAGCCAATAAAAAACACAAGTTATATAGCCCGCTTCCAACTAATCTAGCCGCAAGTACAAAAGGTACTCCAAAATTAGCATGTGTCTGTGGGTGGTTCTTAACTCAAATAATACGATTGCCAAAATATAATAAAATGTTAACGTTTCCTAATGCATCATAGCAAGATGGTCTTAATTTAAcaagttccacaagttttggcACTCTAGAATTCTTTTACAGGATATGCAAAAGTACACATGAAAAGATAGTAAATGGAGAATTTACAAATTAAAAAAAgacttcattcaaaatcttcaccGTTGTAAAACAATCTCAAATGCTAAAATGAAGTGCATCACAGTGAAGAGCCTGTCGAGTAACACTTGGTGCTATGGTAGAGTAACACGGCGCTGTGGAGATTTGGATGTTGGAACCATGGTAGTTGGCAGCTCCTACGTACGATCTTGTGTTGGGACTTGCATGGCAGCTAGAATAGCACAAGCTCAACGTACGCTCAATATCCGATCCCGGCCGGTGTGTCGTGTAAAATAGGCAATTGTAGAACATTATTTTCTAGACTGAGGTATGT from Miscanthus floridulus cultivar M001 unplaced genomic scaffold, ASM1932011v1 fs_441_1_2, whole genome shotgun sequence includes:
- the LOC136531795 gene encoding beta-1,2-xylosyltransferase XYXT1-like; its protein translation is MGMDGGGGKLPYSYAAHQDGGKLVKSFSRVEPRMFGLGLVAGFLLVTCAYFSTAKFDAIRIAMISPISSNAAWIGSLVGAAADTSNSKQRLDLGVQDPDALSMSEEGSKAEVLDKDDGKASSSAPDSGRNAPLEDTRRDETFVGDSGDASSAAANPAAAGGKGEAVPAKDDDAPAAGLLPPVSSEEAANSTQESGGLEDEELQVQDAVANRSKRSKDSSAAAVTTSSSNGSSPSMVHSDPAILPSPPQQIPPATQELKAPADQHIPAIPEVKQADSETPAREWKPLCDITSNRRIDWCELDGDVRVLGANASVTLVAPRGADDRTFRAESWRIKPYPRKANPNAMHVVRVVTVQSVSGEAPACTDRFDVPALVFSDRGYTGNYFHAFTDVILPLFLTARQYSGEVRLLVTNLQAWWVGKFSPVFKAISNYEVVDLDKDPRVHCFRHVQVGLTSHDDFSIDPRRAPNGYSMLDFTKFMRTTYGLPRDVAAADPTKHPRLLLIARARTRRFVNTEEIVRGAERLGFEVVVSEGTHEVAPLAELANSCDAIMGVHGAGLTNMVFVPTGGVVIQVVPLGGLEFVAGYFRGPSRDMGLRYLEYRITLEESTLIDQYPRDHPIFTDPKGIKSKGWESLKDAYLDKQDVRLDMKRFRPTLKKAIAHLRKAKAKANGGGDN